Genomic DNA from Deltaproteobacteria bacterium:
ATATGCCATTCCGCAAGAGGTTGTGTGTCAAGAAAAATAAGTGGTTACAAAGTTGGTATTACCACTTGTTATCATTCATATTTTGCGGCGGAACCGGTGAGTGAACTTCAGGAAGATATGATTCTGTTAAGTTCCCAATCGTGGAGGTGAGCTTGTCTAAAGAAGCAGCGTTCGGATGTATCTGATCAGCGGTCAGCTTCTTTTACTGTCGCAACTTCTCTGCCTTTTGCGGAGAATTTTTCTCGACAATCTGAATTTTAGAGATGGCATGTGGTGCTGCGTTTATAGCTGGGGTTGAGGAGAAGAACTTTGATATTCTATTCCAGTCGTCCCTCATTTTCTTCGCCAGGCCGTTCGCCAGCGTGCTTGTTTGAACAAAATCGGCCTTGCGAAAGACTTCTCCTGTATCGGCTAATACACCCCGTTCAACTGACGTTTCGGCATGGGACTGATACTTGGCAAGTTCACGTTCCTTCTGAAATAAGATCAAGTTAATATCATGTGTCCCGGTTATCGACGGGCCAACAACGGGACTAAGTGTATATAAAGATAATCCTACAATAAAACCCTTTAAAAAATTAGCCCCTTCCTTCCACTCCCCTTTCACTGTTATACGTAAAACAGCGTCAACGGAATCACCTTTTCGGTACGGGAAAACCATTTCATTGAAGACGTGCCAATCTTTCAATCGCTGAATAACCGGCGGTCCATAATTCTTCGAGACAGGGTCACCGGACAACTCAACACCAACACGTATTGGGATGCTGTCGGTTGACTGATACTGGGGAGCAACAGGAATTTGTTGCCACGCACACCCGCTGATTGTCGATAGAACAAATAGGAACACAATTAATATAATTCTTCGAATCATAATATACCCCTTTCAATATTCGTCAACTGAAGAAACAGGAAGAAACTGATACACCATTTATTTTTTTAATCTCTTCGGGTTGAATTCCCCGCCGCTTGCGGCGAATGTATTAGCAAATATCAAACTTGATACCCCGCTGCTTGCGGTGGGGTAGTTCATTCTTTGAAAGGGAGCAAGTGAATATGGTAACGATAGAAATCAATGGCGGGCGATGCGGGACTTGAACCCACGGCCTCTGGTTCCGGAGACCAGCGCTCTATCCAACTGAGCTAATCGCCCGTAATAACTGCTGTAAATGTTTTAAATGCTTTCCAAATGGAGCTGACTCCTGTCAGTGTCAGGAGGTGCTACATACACTGTATTGCGTAAATACTCAATACCTTTTAGCGTGATACTGATTCTCCTATTTTGGTAGCGACAGCACAGTCGTTATTTGTTTAGCTGTTTGGCTTCTGTTCATGCAATAGATATGGAGTCCTTGCGCCTCATTTTTAACAAGGTCTTCCGCCTGTTTGACTGCGTATTCTATGCCGTATTTTTCGATTTCCTCCGGCTTATCCTTAAATTTTTCCAACTTATCTCCCAGTACGGATGGTATCGTGACACCGGAAAGTGAAATGATGCGCTTAATCTGATTGTGATTTGTTATCGGAAATATTCCCGGAATGACAGGTAGCAAGATTTTCATAGAAATAATAGTATCCCGATATCTATAAAAATAGTCATTATTGTAAAACAGTTGTGTAATGATAAAATGAGCGCCCGCATCTACCTTGCGCTTCAGATTGATCATATCGACCTGTAGACTTGGCGCCTCGATATGACCTTCGGGATAACCGGCAACGCCTATCGAGAAATCATTATGCATGCTGACAAATTCGACCAGTTCATTGGCATACCCAAAGCCGCCCGCTGTCCTCAGAAATTTCTCCGCTCCTTCCGGTGGATCGCCCCTTAAGGCAAGAACATTTTCAACATTTATTTCTTTGAATGCGTTGAGTATACCCGCAATGTCTTTTTTCGTGGATTGTACGCATGTTAAATGAGCCAGAACCTCCATATTAAATTCGTTCTTGACCCTGGAAGAGATTTCTATGGTTTTCTCTCTCGTACTTCCTCCGGCTCCATAGGTTACGGAAATGAAATCAGGTTTTAATTCGCCCAGTTCTTTGATCGTAGTATATAAATTTTCAAGATTTCCTTCCCTCTTGGGCGGGAAAACCTCAAAAGAAAGAGAGAATTTCTTCCGATTAAACATATCTTTGATTTTCATAGTATAAATCCTGGAATTATTGTTTTGGAAAATGTCATTTAGAGTCGATATTGTCAACATTTTTTCTCTATGAGACTTATGAAAACACACAAATGGTCGTTTTGGTGGACCGAGGCCCTGAGAAACGCGCAGGGGGAGAGAGAACTATTAGTAAATAGTGAGCCATAACGAAGATTTTTCCCGTTGGTCGAAATGACAGCCAGAGAGTTGAAATGACATAAAACGCAGATTTTAATTGTTTCATATCTGTATTGTAATCATGCAATAAATCTGATAGATTGGCCAAAATTTTGAAAGATTTGAGAATATGACGCGAATACAGAAAGTTACACTTTTATTTACCTTTTTGATTTTGTTTCTTTGTCCAGTCCATATCTTTGCCGAGAACAAAATCCTCAATATACGGCACTGGGCCGCACCGGATCACACAAGAGTCGTTATCGATGCGAGTGATGATATCCCGTATACAATTGAAAAAGCCGATAAAAAAGTATCAATCGATTTTAAAAACACCGACGTACCCGAAGACTTGCCGCACGAACTTATATTAAAGAAGCCAGGGATTGACAAAATAATGGTAATTCCTCTTCCCCAGGGGACGGTCAGAGTTGAATTGTCAATTGATAAAAATGTTGAAACGAAGGTGTTTAACATAAAAAAAATACAGGATAAACCTGAACGCATTGTGATTGATATAGAATTCCCTGACGTGAAGAAACTCGAGAGCAAAGAAAGAGAAGAGGTTAAGGTTTTACGGAAGAACAAGATAATCGTCATTGATCCTGGTCATGGAGGGGAAGATCCAGGGGCAGTAGGGAAACTGAGGACACAGGAAAAGAAAGTCGTTCTGGAAATTAGCAGAAAGTTAAAGGATATTTTAAATAAAAAGGAAGGCTACCGTGCCTTCCTAACGAGAAATGGGGATTATTATGTGCCGTTTAAAAAACGAATGAAAATTGCGCGAGAATATGGTGCTGATCTGTTTCTGAGCATCCATGCGGACGCCTTTAAACGGAGAAAAGCCAGAGGCAGTTCTGTGTACTGCCTGTCACTCAGAGGGGCAAGCAGTGAGGCTGGTAAGCTTTTGGCAAGGAATGAAAATCTGGCTGATATTATCGGAGGTTCTTCCAACGGCGAGAATAGTGATGAGTCGGATCCGATCATCCTGAATATGTTCCAGACAAATACCATAAACTCATCAAAAATCTTTGGCAGCAGTGTCCTAAGAAAACTTGGTAGAGTGAATCATATAAAATATAGACAGGTGCAGGAAGCGCCTTTTATCGTACTGAAACTCCCTGAGGTTCCATCGTTGCTCGTGGAGACGGCCTATATTTCAAATCCAACAGAAGAAAAGCTCTTGCGGAGCGATCAATTTCAAAAGGAAGTCGCGAAGGCTATAGCTTCAGCTATTACGGAATTTCTCACTGAACAGCCTATGAAACAACCGTCAATACCCCCGAAGATTGTGTTAACAAAAATTGAAGATAAACAAACACCCCCCGAAACACAGGATGAATCAGACAAATCAAAGATTCCGAGCACCGCACATACAGTAGTTAAACCAGTACCGAAAAAGGCTGTTGTGGAGGAAAAAAAGGAAGAGGATGTTAAGACACAAGCTCCTCGTGAGGAACCTTCATCTTCTTCGCCGGCACCTGCGGTTACTCTCTATAAGGTCAAGAAAGGCGATACCCTCGATAAAATAGCAAGAAGGCACAATACAACGATCAACGCCCTGCTGAAGCTGAACAACATGAAGATGAAGGACCCTCTCTATTTTGGCCGTATGGTGAAAGTATCGGTACCGAAAAAGGCTGTTGTGGAGGAAAAAAGGGAAAAGGAAGTTAAGAAACAAGCTCCACGCGTGGAATTTTCATCTTCTTCGCCGGCGCCTGCGGTTACTCTCTATAATGTCAAGAAAGGCGATACCCTCGATAAAATAGCAAGAAGGCACAATACAACGATCAACGCCCTGCTGAAGCTGAACAACATGAAGATGAAGGACCCTCTCTATTTTGGCCGTATGGTGAAAGTATCGGTACCGGAAAAGGCTGTTACAGAGAAGAAAAGGGAAAAGGATGTTAAAACACAAGCTGCTCGCTTGGAATCTCTATCTTCCTCACCTGAACGTGCGGTTACTCTCTATAATGTCAAAAAAGGCGATACCCTCGATAAAATAGCACAAAGGCACAATACAACGATCAGCGCTCTGCTGAAACTGAACAACATGAAAAAGAAAGACCCTCTCTATTTTGGCCGAAAGTTAAAATTGCATACGCACGCTGGCGAAGGGGAAGTGAAAAAAACTGTCGTCGTTGAGTCGAAAACGTACACATACAGGGTCAAAGAGGGCGATACACTCGATAAGATCGCCAGAAGATGTAAGACGAGCATCAGTGAGTTGCGAAGGTTAAATCAAATGAAACGCGCTGATGTACTCTTAGTCAACCAGAAACTGAAACTTCCTTCAAATCCATCGTTATAACCTGGAGGGGGGGGACTGATTTGGAGAGGATATATAATTCGAAATATTCTTGGCTTATGTCAATATTGCTTTTACTATTTGTAAGCGCGGCAAATGGTCACACCGCGGGTATAATGACTGAATGGGAACCATTTAAAATAAAATCAGAATTTGGATTGCATGTCGTTGGCGGTGGAGCGGATACAATATTATTTTCACGTGAAGAAATTAACAAAATGGGAAGCGCCATGAACATTGAACGTGATACTACGGTCAGAAAAGATGATAGCTCGTGGAATGTTATCAAGTTTCGTAACGTTAGAATATCTTTTACTAATACTATTGTTGAGCAAATACAGAGGGATGTAAAAAAAACATCGGGGGATGGAAGTGACAAATTGAATTCGATCAAATCTTTGCCTGCCACACTTCTCGCCCCAACGAACAGGGAATCAATTGAATCGATCGGCAAGATATTTGAACCACAGGTTAATCTGGGCATTGAATTCTGACCGGGAGTAGTTCACGTCGATTGAGAAAGTCAATTTCATAGAATGTGATTATTTCATGAAAGTATTTGATAGTCTCCATGCCTTCCTATGGCATGATCATACACAGAATAACTGCAATACCTATCTCATTGATGGCGAGATGAAAATCCTCATAGATCCAGGCCATCAACATCTATTTGGTCATGTGCAGCAAAATTTGACTGCGATGAATATCCCTATGGATCGGGTTGATGTGGCTATCGTAACACACGCTCATCCCGATCACATGGAAGCAGTGCAAAAGCTCGATAAATCGACGATGTTTGCCATGAACGCCGAAGAGCATCGTTTTATCAACGAACTTGCCGGCCGGCAGATCGAAATCCCGGAGCCGTATTTTTTCCTTAATGAGGGGGATTTGGAAATTGGTGATCAGCGTTTTCAGGTTATCGTAACTCCGGGACACTCTCCCGGATCCATCTGTCTCTACTGGCCCGAGAAGAAGGCCCTGTTTACCGGTGATTTAGTATTTAATCAGGGGATAGGCCGTACCGATTTGCCGGGAGGAGACAGTGGCAGTCTGAAAGAGAGTATCAAGAGAATTGCAGCAATGGATATTGAATACCTTCTAACCGGACATGGGGATATTGTGGTGGGAACAAAAGCGGTTCAGAATAATTTCCGAACTATCGGAAACTACGGGTTCAATTAACCGTAAGAAGCATTTAACTGTTCCCTGAAATCTGATTCTGATTTCTGTATATATATTTTCCAGGTTCCGTCATGATCTGGATTGGGAACTAATGAAGATCCGCATATTTTTCTTTTTCTGAGTTTTTCTTTAAGACTTCTCACTCTTTTGATCCGCTGAGTGTCCATCTCGCTTTTAAACGAGAGTATCATAGCCTCAAAGGTTTTTGCATTGATTTCGAGGAGTTCCTCAAAGAGTTGAAATATTTTTCTGTTGTCCCCAG
This window encodes:
- the metF gene encoding methylenetetrahydrofolate reductase [NAD(P)H] encodes the protein MKIKDMFNRKKFSLSFEVFPPKREGNLENLYTTIKELGELKPDFISVTYGAGGSTREKTIEISSRVKNEFNMEVLAHLTCVQSTKKDIAGILNAFKEINVENVLALRGDPPEGAEKFLRTAGGFGYANELVEFVSMHNDFSIGVAGYPEGHIEAPSLQVDMINLKRKVDAGAHFIITQLFYNNDYFYRYRDTIISMKILLPVIPGIFPITNHNQIKRIISLSGVTIPSVLGDKLEKFKDKPEEIEKYGIEYAVKQAEDLVKNEAQGLHIYCMNRSQTAKQITTVLSLPK
- a CDS encoding N-acetylmuramoyl-L-alanine amidase translates to MTRIQKVTLLFTFLILFLCPVHIFAENKILNIRHWAAPDHTRVVIDASDDIPYTIEKADKKVSIDFKNTDVPEDLPHELILKKPGIDKIMVIPLPQGTVRVELSIDKNVETKVFNIKKIQDKPERIVIDIEFPDVKKLESKEREEVKVLRKNKIIVIDPGHGGEDPGAVGKLRTQEKKVVLEISRKLKDILNKKEGYRAFLTRNGDYYVPFKKRMKIAREYGADLFLSIHADAFKRRKARGSSVYCLSLRGASSEAGKLLARNENLADIIGGSSNGENSDESDPIILNMFQTNTINSSKIFGSSVLRKLGRVNHIKYRQVQEAPFIVLKLPEVPSLLVETAYISNPTEEKLLRSDQFQKEVAKAIASAITEFLTEQPMKQPSIPPKIVLTKIEDKQTPPETQDESDKSKIPSTAHTVVKPVPKKAVVEEKKEEDVKTQAPREEPSSSSPAPAVTLYKVKKGDTLDKIARRHNTTINALLKLNNMKMKDPLYFGRMVKVSVPKKAVVEEKREKEVKKQAPRVEFSSSSPAPAVTLYNVKKGDTLDKIARRHNTTINALLKLNNMKMKDPLYFGRMVKVSVPEKAVTEKKREKDVKTQAARLESLSSSPERAVTLYNVKKGDTLDKIAQRHNTTISALLKLNNMKKKDPLYFGRKLKLHTHAGEGEVKKTVVVESKTYTYRVKEGDTLDKIARRCKTSISELRRLNQMKRADVLLVNQKLKLPSNPSL
- a CDS encoding MBL fold metallo-hydrolase: MKVFDSLHAFLWHDHTQNNCNTYLIDGEMKILIDPGHQHLFGHVQQNLTAMNIPMDRVDVAIVTHAHPDHMEAVQKLDKSTMFAMNAEEHRFINELAGRQIEIPEPYFFLNEGDLEIGDQRFQVIVTPGHSPGSICLYWPEKKALFTGDLVFNQGIGRTDLPGGDSGSLKESIKRIAAMDIEYLLTGHGDIVVGTKAVQNNFRTIGNYGFN